GGTATAGGGGAGAAGGGAAGAAGGACGAGGAGGACACGGGAGGCAAGGAGGACAAGGAGGACAAGGAAGAAATATTTCTCCCACACTCCCCACACTCCCCACACTCCCCATCACCCGTCAATCAACCGTGACACGGAAACGAATCAAACCAGTCTGTCCACCAGGAATATTAGCTGGCCCAACAACTACTGCACCTTGGTTGTTGCTACCACCACAAATATCGGCAAAGTCTTGTAATGGTGCTAAAGGTGATAAGAACTGTCCTTGGTTGTTAATTCCATCAACAGAAAGGCTATTAGAGACATAGCTTGTACCTGCTGGAATCAGGTCACACAAGCGAGTATTTTGGAGTTGCTGAGTGCCATCAGCCAGAAAATAAACTGTGTATTCGACTTGGTCGCCACTGTTTAAGGGTGGTTGGAGACTAATTTGACCAACAGGCGATCGCCCAGCTTGCTGTAATCTGTCGTCATCATTACTATTGGGGTCATTGATAAAAGTGTTGAAGTTGACACCACTAATGGGCTGACCGTTTCTCAAAGCATTGGTAATGCGCTTAACTATCCGCAAATTGGTTTCTCCAGATGCTCCCGCCTGACCGGGACGGAAACCAAAATCAATACTGAGATTTTCTGAGTTGGGGTCAGTGATATTAGCCGTTAAAGTCGTGTTGGTTGTAGCTATGAAGTCACTTGGTTGTGTCACCTCTACAGTATAGTTACCTGGTTGTAAACCAGTAAATAAATAATTACCGTTGTTATCAGTACGAGTTGTGCCAACGACCTGGCCAGTACTATTGCGTAGAGTCAATGTCACATTAGCAATTCCTGTCTCGCCCCTATCAGGACTACCATTGCTATTTCGATCTATGAAAACAAAATCACCAATTGCACCACCAGGCGGTCGGCGCAAGCCAAAATCAACAGTATCAAGGGACTGACCAGGATTTAATGTCACATCGATTTGTCTATTCCCGGTAGTCACATCTGGCAAATTAAAAGGAGGATTAACGGTGACTCTATAAGGACCTGGTGGCAAATTGCTAAAAGAATAATTACCGTTAGCATTAGTATTTGTTGTCTGAGTAGTGTCGTCAGGAGTACCTAGCTGTCCGTCAGGACCTGGCAGAGTGAGTGTAAGAGGGACATCTCCAACCCCTGATTCGCCTGGGTCTTGTTGACCGTTACCATTGATATCATTAAAGACAGTATCACCAATAGAACCTAGTGGTTGGCGCAAGCCAAAATCAACGGTATCCAGAGACTGACCAGAATTCAAAGTCACATCAACTTGTCTACCACCACCAGTTGTAACTTCTGAGAAGTTAGCAGGAGGATTGACAGTGACTCTGTAAGAACCTGGTGGCAAATTGCTGAAAGAATAATTACCGTTGCTATTGGTGGTTGTTGTCTGGGTGACATCATCAGGAGTACCGAACTGGCCATCAGGGCCTGGCTGAGTGAGGGTAAGAGGGACATTACCAACTCCGCTTTCGCCTGGGTCTTGTTGACCGTTACCATTGATATCATTAAAGACAGTATCACCAATAGAACCTGTCGCCGAAGGCGCACAAATAGTTATATCAGCAACACCAATCGTTTCGTCTTGTCCAGGTTCTTGGTTTCCAGTGTACAACGGTCCACTCTGGTAGGTAACTCGAA
Above is a genomic segment from Fischerella sp. JS2 containing:
- a CDS encoding SdrD B-like domain-containing protein; this encodes MKALFKHLNFHPCGSTLLTVLLAIPQIPLQGSLSSQKAVAQQTSCPAGTTQATLNWGTTNFQTANFNQTFDIGGVSTNFQMTENPAGFIRDQSPENSPGNLGAVPYGVAPGPYGGINSPYLRWGIDATQNPQGSSTLTITFARPVTLPAPLTFLDVDRDRNQPVQEPPYQDQITVTASNQGENVPVTLTNIGPGAVAQIVNGNVARGAEPRVQPGNAPNNSNVGNVFATFAQPVTQIRVTYQSGPLYTGNQEPGQDETIGVADITICAPSATGSIGDTVFNDINGNGQQDPGESGVGNVPLTLTQPGPDGQFGTPDDVTQTTTTNSNGNYSFSNLPPGSYRVTVNPPANFSEVTTGGGRQVDVTLNSGQSLDTVDFGLRQPLGSIGDTVFNDINGNGQQDPGESGVGDVPLTLTLPGPDGQLGTPDDTTQTTNTNANGNYSFSNLPPGPYRVTVNPPFNLPDVTTGNRQIDVTLNPGQSLDTVDFGLRRPPGGAIGDFVFIDRNSNGSPDRGETGIANVTLTLRNSTGQVVGTTRTDNNGNYLFTGLQPGNYTVEVTQPSDFIATTNTTLTANITDPNSENLSIDFGFRPGQAGASGETNLRIVKRITNALRNGQPISGVNFNTFINDPNSNDDDRLQQAGRSPVGQISLQPPLNSGDQVEYTVYFLADGTQQLQNTRLCDLIPAGTSYVSNSLSVDGINNQGQFLSPLAPLQDFADICGGSNNQGAVVVGPANIPGGQTGLIRFRVTVD